From Daucus carota subsp. sativus chromosome 6, DH1 v3.0, whole genome shotgun sequence:
aatttatttgaatattaactttaaatatgaatttatattatatatagattagtgtattaataataattaggtAGTTATTAAGTCACATTTAACTtaattctatttaaaatataaaaaagagaagaatataataaaattaaataataatgatatatgaTAAAATTGTATTCATAATTAATCcaaattcatatttaataaagtatatattaatttttgtccAACTCATCATTCACTCATAATCTTATGTATtcgaaaatatttaatttctatatGGCTAACACTTGAGAATTAACTTAGGAAATTGATTATGATTGGTATAAAATTTAGGTTCAaggtaataaataaaattagatttaaaatttagttataATTTGCGATTagctaaaaataaataaaaattgattaaaaataaatcaaaactgaataaaaacaaatcaaaaattattgattggttaaataaatattaaatattgttgACATTTAATTTGCATAATGTTAAGATTTTATGTGTtggttaaaatttatataaaatgatagACGAAGAATACATTGAtggttgaaaataaaattttgacagaataaatataattggtCTAAAATTCAGTTGTTACCtctaaatatgatttttataaaatttagtttcgAAAAAACTAATATAACTCGTGTAAAATTTAGATGTCAAGGAATTGATAGGGTTGGTTTAAAATTCAGGTGCTAAAACAAAAATTCagagaatgaatatgattggtATAAAATTTTGTTGTACTATCTAAATTTTTGTGTGATTTTGTTGCGTGATTGATTTATAGTGTTAGTTTTTATTGATTGGTGTTTTGGTGAATCTTgattttagatttttatattCAGGGCTTTTTCGTAGGATGAAGATAGAACTTTAGTTGAGCAGTGGTTGGAAAgcctaaagaaaagaaaaattgtcGATCGATGCTTCAAAAATTGgattgattaatttataattaacttatatatggttaatattttgattaaaatttaattaataaagttaaagaaataatattattggtATAAAATTTAGGAGCAGTTTttgattggtcctaaaatatttttctttgattgatTAACTAAGACCTtggttaaaatttaatagaaagaTAGTTGGAGAAGGAATATAATGTTCTAAAATTTAGGAGTGACTTTTTTTTGATTGGTTAACGGGAGACCCTGGTTATGAAAGGAAAGTCGGAGGAGAAATATTATTGGTTATGAAAGGAAAGTCGGAGGAGAAAtattattggtctaaaatttaggagtgATTTCTGattggtgctaaaataattcctttttTCTGATTGGTCAACTGGGTGCCtggttaaaatttaatagaaggaAAGTTGGAGGAGGAATAtcattggtctaaaatttagaaatGGCTTCTTATTggttctaaaataattcctcttttctgattggttaactgaaGACTGTggtagactcaggtattataatataggatatTCATATATTCTTCCATATTGTCAAGTACATTCTATTCATGCATATAGCTTTATAAATTCTCATTAAGCCAGCGATCAGAATTTATAGACCATAATACTTTATTGAACTATTGGATTAATAGAACAATGGATCTAGGTTTCTAGCTCCATAATGCCCTTGACCTTAGGCAAATTGAATTTTCCTTTTCCCAGCAGTCAGTtatgtaaattaattttaaatggtAACAACTGCTTTGTTATTGATTGGTAATGCAATATATAGTTCACAACAAAATACATTACAATTTAGACACCTCAAGTTGCTACTAATATGTTCCTTATCATACAGCTGGTCCCTGGTGGTTCCCCTGATCCAGAATGAGTGGTGGCTCGTGCGCACATTTATCTTCCAGAATAGCCCGTGTTATTTTCAGGGCAGCAATTTTAGGGAATGTGGTTTACCTTAACTTGGTATGCTTgcttgcttgtagaagatggaTGAATTAGTAAACACATTTTTTAAGCTTATTTTATTCTACACATCTTAAATCAAACACTTAGAATCCTCCCCTGTAATATGAGTTCTTTCTTGAATTTAGACACTTGTTATTTTCCCTCgctttctattttaattttgctTATATAAGAAATTGTACGACTTGTTGCTCTTCTTCTGGAGATCAGTAAGAAGAGTTACTTAGCACCTTTAGCCAATGGAAGCTCCCCCAACGAGATTGGTGAAAGGTTAGGGGGGTTGTCAATCACATTAAGGAACTACTTTGATTGGATCAAGTAGGATCTCATCCCATGAAGTCTCTATATGAGATTGGTGAAAGGTTAGGGTTGAGGATCTCACTAAGTCGACTGTTCGACGCCCGGGGAAGGCCCCCGAAAGAACCATTCCCAGTCTGTTCTCCAGCCGGCACGCGACAACTTGCTTTCGCCGCGGGAGCAGCTAAAGCCATCCATCGGCAGTCGACGGGTTTGGGACTGGGACCCCTGTGCTCAGCCCTGAGAGCCAATCCTTTTCCCAAAATTTACAGATCTATTTTGCCGACTTCCCTTGCCTACGTGTAACCAGGACCCAGAAACAATCGACCATATGACTTAAACTGCTTATTTTCCAAAGATTGTTAGAGTTGCTGGGAGGGAAGTAATGTCAATTTGGATTCCTTCATAGACTGGCTCTCATCCACGGACGACAGTTGGGACATGAACTTGAGACAGGGAGCAGTCATGCTTTGTTGGGCTATATGGAAGTGCGGGAATGATTTAGCCTAGTACAGGAGTTGTAGAAGTGGTGGCATTATCGAAAGTGGTCCTCAATTAATGGAAATATGCTCAAGACAAAACCTTTGATCCTTTCCTAGGTCATTTGACCAATGAGGATGGCGACGAGAAATGAACTGTACCAGGTAATAATATGATTAAGGTGAATTGTAATGCCGTAATTTTTGGAGCAACTAACTGCTACAGCTATGCTTTTGCGCAAGAAACCATAAAAGGGAGGTAGTGGAAGCCAGATCAAGATTTTGTTAGGTAACATAGCTCCGGAGAATGCAGAAGCTATAGTAGTAAAGGAATCTCTTAGCTGAATCAAAGAACAACGCGTCAACAATATGCTGGTGGAAACAGATTGCCTTGTAGTAGTGCAAGCAATCAGGAGCTCTGTTGTTCCTCTTTTATACTTCGGCAGACTCTTAAATGAATGTAAATCTCTATTGGCCGAGTTGAATAAAGAaatgttcttgttaagtttgttaaacGGTTTGGGAATATGGTAGCACACTTCTTGGCTAAGGTTACCAATTCTGTAACTAATCATATTTGGCGTGTGAATGATAATCTCTCAGAGTTCATTGATGTATTGCTGAATAATTTGACTTATGCATAAAATCATCATtcgtttgacaaaaaaaattaaaaatgtattattaaaattttcataataaatataaaaatacttcTCACAAAATATGTTGatactaaaaaaatgaaattatttaatcccaaaaattatttgaaactcttaataatttaaagtaaagttaaatcaaaaaatatatatgtggagttcattcaacaatttTTGTtcacatattaaattttatagctaAACGTTCGGGAAACATTACATTaggattttattataaattttattgcaTAAAGGTCTCGTATTATTCTCTCTGTCACGATTTCTTCTTTGGTttaccatccaattctttattttttaaatcttatcaaaaatagtcaataaatTCACCATGCATctaattttcttctcttttcacactacttttactttacatcttattattatatacttaAAAGTCAATAAATCCCACTATTTCAtccattttttttctatttttcattattttatattacgtccatcccaaattagatgagctagttgattttgggcacgtaaTTTAATATGCATTAACCGACtagttccgaaatttatttttaaaatttttcttttgtaaacgaaaattttatatttaaatttttatttgcaaaaataaaattctaaaaataaataatgtagctatgcggtcaatagaCCTTAAAGTGCGTGTCCGAAATCAACGAGTTCATccaatttgagatggagggagtataatttttttaatctacgTGCCATTTCATTCGAGAAGAAATGAGATGGAGGGGGGATAAATATTGTGCGAGTAAATCCGGTAAAAGAGAAAACAAAGTAAAGTTAGCTGGTTCTCACTTCTCAGACAAAACATAAACCAAATCCTCAAACAATCTTCTTCATCTAATTGATTGAAAAtttacacacgcacacacactaATTTCGTCGTTTTTTTATCAATCTGAGCCATGGACGTAGGTGAATTGTGGGCCATCTTCGGCCCCGGCCTCGCCGGAGCCGTCTTCGGCGCCGGCTGGTGGTTCTGGGTGGACGCCGTCGTCTGCAGCGCCGTCGCCGTCTCtttcctccactaccttcccGGTACACACCCTCTCCTCCCTCTTTATCCCCATCACTTTTTGTACTCTAAactcaataaataaataattgaataatatttccCGGTCTTGgggtattataatttataatagagGTTTGACTATGCATTTTTCCTGTTATGCGCAggtatttttgcatcattggcAGCTTTGATGTTTAATTGTGTTAGGAGAGAGGATATCGATTACTCTCCGTATGATGATGGTGAATGGAGGTACATTATTTGTCGAGTTTTGGCGTTTCTTGGTCTTGTTTTTGTATGTTTAGAGTGCATCTGGTTTTAATCGGGGTATGATCTTGTTAAGTATTTGTGCTTCGTGTGATGTAGAGTAGATTATTTCTTTGTGAAATTTAGTACCTTTTGAAAATACAAGATTACAGTTTGTTAATATGAACTTAGTCTGGTCTACTGGAGTTGATGTTCAGTTAGACAAATAGTGACAAAGTATTTATAGTGAATTTTGGGGATTTGTGTAAGAAGGGTATGATCCAGTTTAAGTTCTTGCGAGTTTTAAGTGGTATGATCTTGTTAAGTACTTGTGGTTTCTGCGCAGATGTAGAGTAGATTATTACTGTGTGAAATTTAATGGTTACTAAAATACAAGATTATGAGTTGTTTGCTAATGTGAACTTAGTCTGGTCCAGTGGGGTTGAGGTTCACAAATAGTACCAATGTATTTATAGTGAATTTTGGGAATTCGTGTAAGAAGGGTATGATCTTGTTTTAGTTTTCGCCAGTTATTTTTACAGTAACCATTTCGATGTAAAAGTTGGTACCTCTTGGGAAGTAAAAGTTACATGCTTTTCGATCTGGTCTAGAGTTAACAGTCTGTTACACGTATGTTATTTTCTATGTCAAATTTAGTACCTTCAGAAAATACAAGATTACAATTTGTTAATGTGAACTTAGTCTGGTCTACTGGAGCTAATGTTCTGTTAGACAAATAGTAGCAATGTATTTATAGCAATTTTTTTGGGGATTTGGGTAAGAAGGGTATCATCATATTTAGCTTTTTGCGAGATTATTTGTTTATTGGTATAGAAGGGGGTATGATCTTGTTCAGTACTTCTAGTTTGTGCAGAGAGGTAGAATATTTTATTTCTATGTGAAGCTTAGTACCTTCTTAGATATAAGAGTACGAGTTATCTGCTAATGTGAACTTAGTGTGGTCTACTGGAGTTGATGTTCTATCACACAATTTATACCAATCTAATTATAGTGAATTATGGGAATTTGCTAACGAGAAGTGTATGATCTTGTTTAAGTTATATAAAAGTTGGTACCTCTTAGGAAATAGAAGTTACATACTTTTTTAAGATTAGTCTGGTCTAGACTTGACAATCTGTTACACGTATGTTaattatgtatgtgtatataactatatatactaGGAAAGTTGTATCTTTGATGTTAGTTCAGCATGTTATGAGATTCATTTTCTGCAACTTCATCTTCATACTTAATGGAAAACGTGCTTTCTGTTCATTTGAATCACGCGGCTGGCGGCTCTGCATTTGATAATTATCAATTCGTAATTCTTTTAAGTTGGGATTTGAGTAGGGAAAGACATATATCTTACTTATGGTTGCCTCTCACTTCCTGAGTTAAAAGAACTTCAGGGACTCCTGTTTACTGAGTTTTAGCCTGCACAGTCCTCTTTTAGACCCGTTAgtcttgttaataaaaaattttatagtTCAGCGTTGTATCGGGGGAATAGTAAATGCACACAGCAAATGAAGTAGAGGAACTAGAGAAGCTGCTACCTGAAATTTGTTTTCATTGTTATAGCTTCAAAATTTTGTACTGTAtggtataattatataattataattatttttatattgggtgtatttattttgaaatacgTAAAGGACTCTGATACTTCTGGGCAGTTTACAactcaaatttttcatattggTGTTGCTAATATGACTCTGTTGGttacatttatttaattttgaccTGCTTATGGTGTTAAAAATGCTAATCAAACTGAACCCAATCATTCTTCTCTGTGTTTGAGGCTGACATTCCAGTGAGGTTTGAGTCCAGTTCAGGTTGAATTTAATGAGCCTGTATTTTCCTCAAATTAGATGTTTAGGGCACTAGTTGAAAATATATGCTATATCTATAGACATGTATCCACCTCATTACCATCTAAGAGAAAATCCAAGAACGTTTGATCATTAACACTATGCTAAGAGAAGCTTCTCATTTAAAATGTTGATCATTATTGCCCTTGGCTTCTGTCACTCTACCTTCCTCTATTAGTGCAATGTTTTTGTCAGACCTATCTAGGTATTAAACCCGTATCTGCCACTCAGAAATGCGGCCCAGGGGGTTGTTTTCATAAGACcgattaaaatttttgaatgaatTCCAAGAGGATAAAATTCCTGatcttttagttttttttaaaatatatttgagcaGCTACAGAAAGACATTAAAAAAATGCTTGTGCGAATGGTAGGATAGTATTAAtctgtttgggaaagaagggCATGCAATCACATAGGAGGAAACAATATAAAATGACATTACAATTATGTGTAAGTATGCAAAGTACTAATGATAGCCGGTAGGATAGTATTAATCTGTTTGGGAAGGAAGGGCATGCAGTCACATAGGAGGAAACAATATAAAATGACattacaattatgtgcaagtatGCAAAGTACTAATAATCGCCCACAAAGCACAATTATACTACCAGGACATAATACCGGTACCCCTACTCTGTCAATAAACACCAGTATCCTAAACGCTCAATCTTCATTACCTGTTCTTGATGTTGCCTTGCTTTAGTGTCTCGGATTACCCATGAATTCCTATTAGGGATCAAGTCTCAGAGAGTTCCAATTGTTCAGCCTAGGCTGTTGCTGTTCTTTGAATGTCCGTCACGACCTGTCTTTTCTCCTACACATCCCCTCAAACGATTTGCTCTTCACCCTTTCCAGCGCTTGTACTCATGAAGATACATATTAATGTTGGCTACTTATTCTGACTCTTTAGGTGCATTAGTTCCCCTGCGTGCTCTTGCTCGTGTACACACATAGTTCTTTATGACAAATCTAAACCTTCGAAAAAGTCGTAAAAATATATTAGCCCTTTGCATGTGTTGTATTTTGCAATTATTCATTGTCTTTGATTATTACTTTATGATCTTAGATGATAAAGTCTGCAGGCCTAGGTGTGTTTACATGCTTTCTGACATGAAGTCAGTTTCGTTAATATGCAGTAGATTTTTTAGCTTGTTCTTCACTGAAGAAGACCACTGCTCTCACTAGTGCAAATTCTTGGAATGCAGATTAAAGCTTTGGCTTTTCATTGCATACGTTGTTGCATTTGTTTCTTTGGCGGCTTCAGTGGGACTATTGATACAAGATGCACTTGAGGAATCAGGCCCGTCATCGTGGACAGGGACTGCTGGTGTATTCCAATGTGTGTTCGTTCTGATTAGGTAAGTTATTGTGTTTTTACAGATTGATTGGGTACCACGGGTAATGTGATACTTATAAAGTACTAGTTTCGAAACTATTAAGCTAACCTTTAGCCATTTCACCCAATGAATGTACATCaactaaaaaaaatcttttagacTGGTGTTGTGAAGAGAATTTTGTGTTCATTTCAGAAAACTGGACATCTGCATCTAAGATTATACTTGAACAAAGTAAAGCAAAGCATATATGAAACCAAAGATCATTCATATGGACGATTCTGATCATGTCTCCCATATCCTTAAACCCCcttgaattatttatttcaattaCGAATGTATAGCCACTCTACATTTGTTTATGTTGCTGTATTAACGAAATTTCACTCTGCTGCAGCGGGCTGATTTATTGGACTTCTCACTCAGAGTGATACGAAGCTGACAAATTGTTTTAGAAGTCTACTATATTATGTACAATTCTCCCTGTTTAAATTGTGAGATGTCAAAATGTCATGCTTTGTAAATGTCTTTGTTAAATATAACACTAAAAGTACTCCTGAGTAATGCAATCGTTATATATTGAATTTTCATGCTTTGTAAATGTCTTGTTAAGTATAACACTAAAAGTACTCCTGTATAGTGCAaccattatatattaaattttggtcTTTGATTGAAAGGGGCAGGTTTGTTATAGTGCAGACCTATCGATATGTGTTTGTAGCCATTTTTGGTGGATAAATCAGTTCATTTCGATGCTTGACTAATTTTTACCATTAACATCCTTCCACGATCTTGTCTAATTGAAAATGGATTTGGCTCATTTAAACTGACTTCTGCAAAGAGCATGGAGTAGACTAATACAGCATTCCAAGCATCACCAGCTGATGCTTTTAAGAGACTTGCAGTAGTTTCCAAGTAAATTTGACTCCATTGTTCCTAGTCCAGACATATATACGGTGGATGTCTGCATGACCCTTGTTTATTGAAAGTTTTAGGAGCCTCACGATCTGGTTAGGTTACcttcttctttatatatatgcaaattagtatttattttattaaatttcggACGATCCGGTTAAAAAGGTACCTTCTTTATATATAAGCAAATCAGTATATGTTTTTATAGTAGTGCTAGGTACACAATTACACATAATTATGCACACCAatcatttttcatgttttaaataaactagttgagaagccgcgcgttgcggcggcctataaaaattatattaacgatctaatattaatatttgtagaatgcaataattttgtggctgtatataaaaaatatattaatatattttgtggcctataattcatgttgaaaatatgaaaataaatttctacacgtaattaacaatttaaagcacgacaaatcttaattttatttgtgttttttttttaaaagtaatcatgttcttacattatcaccttcctccaatttttttggattgattgtgcacaaaaacatctaacttaaatccgtgcgatagcggtctataactacccttacttgcaacaacctttagtttttaatactgtatgaacagtcttcacttaaaagttgtttgaactgagcaaacagataatgcatgaataatattttcttgtatgcaaagtaaatcatataaaaaattaacaacaacaaacatgtccgataaacaaaacaaattttataaaagaataacaaacaaacatacatcactaatagttaatttattgatatcatccatcaatatcatgtcaagactatattcttctcccgtgtttggatttgtcgactcccacgtagcggtctataactacctttgcttacaACAACCTTTAAGAAGAACGGcaacaccgagttagaaatcgagcaatagaactatcaccagagagagttAGGGTTGTGATACCgagagagaaggttgtgttAAGATGATCCAAAGCCCTACAACCTACagaggtatttataggtgcagagagagacttgtgtgctactctttcccataattaaataatctgaaacaaaatcagattaaaactttcaagcagctatattccataaataatttgaaacaaaatcagattctgaaacttgcttctaatatatccgaaactaaaaaaagcagttctaatttttgatatttttcatctgaaaatttcagaaaattagaaaaataaaacggagcgatgtgagaggcgacACCTACACACCCCTCgctcctcctttatatagaaacaaaatcaaattaaaactttcaagctactatattccataaataatctgaaacaaaatcagattatatagaaataaaatcaaattaaaactttcaaacaactatattccataaataatctgaaaatctgaaacaaaatcagattctgaaacttgcttctaataaatccgaaactaaaaaaggtagttctaatttttggtatttttcatctaaaaattgcagaaaattagaaaaatagaacggaacgaTATGAgatgcgccacctacacgcgcctcgcttctcctttatataagtatattgatttcatGATGAGAATCATTCTGGTCAGTTTTCGGGTCTTGAACTGACGACATGTGATAAAGCCTTAGGGTACTGAGTCGTACGAAAGCCTGTGATAGTATACTCTTaaataaataccaaaatttTGAGTTTATATTCCTGAAAATCAccaaaaagaatttaaaaaattaaataaaacatgaaataataatatgacAATAGCAACCGAACTTTGAACGCCAAGAACCAGAAGTCTGAAAATGCCGT
This genomic window contains:
- the LOC108225021 gene encoding uncharacterized protein LOC108225021 — protein: MDVGELWAIFGPGLAGAVFGAGWWFWVDAVVCSAVAVSFLHYLPGIFASLAALMFNCVRREDIDYSPYDDGEWRLKLWLFIAYVVAFVSLAASVGLLIQDALEESGPSSWTGTAGVFQCVFVLISGLIYWTSHSE